In the Purpureocillium takamizusanense chromosome 5, complete sequence genome, one interval contains:
- the SRP54 gene encoding Signal-recognition-particle GTPase (COG:U~BUSCO:EOG09261V9P~EggNog:ENOG503NU4T), with product MVLQDLGRRINAAVTNLTREQNLDEKAFDSMIKEICSALLEADVNVRLVGQLRKSIKSTVNFKDLPPAVNKKRLIQKAVFDELVKLVDPHAEPFKPKKGKPNVIMFVGLQGAGKTTTCTKLARHYQTRGFRSCLVCADTFRAGAFDQLKQNATKAKIPYYGSLTETDPAVVARAGVEQFKKEKFDVIIVDTSGRHRQESALFQEMVDIQTAIRPDETIMVLDASIGQQAESQAKAFKEAADFGAIIITKTDGHAHGGGAISAVAATHTPIVFIGTGEHMLDLERFAPQQFVQKLLGMGDMAGLVEHVQSLNLNQKDTMKHIQEGIFTVRDLRDQLSNIMKMGPLSKMAGMIPGMSGMMQGMDDEEGSAKLKRMIYICDSMTDKELDSDGKILIEQPSRMTRIARGSGTSVREVEDLLTQQRMMAGMAKKMGGNMKNMQRAQQAMGGGNKAQQMAAMQKRLQSMGGAGGAGGMGGMGGMGDIMKMLGGGGGGMPDMGNLQAMMKQMGMGGGMPGMPGAGGGGRGRR from the exons ATGGTTCTCCAAGACCTCGGCCGTCGCATCAATGCGGCGGTCACCAATCTCACGCGCGAGCAGAACCTCGACGAAAAG GCCTTTGACTCGATGATCAAGGAGATTTGCTCGGCCCTCCTCGAAGCCGACGTCAACGTGCGCCTTGTCGGCCAGCTGCGCAAATCCATCAAGAGCACCGTCAACTTCAAAGAcctcccccccgccgtcAACAAGAAGCGCCTCATCCAAAAAGCCGTCTTTGACGAACTCGTCAAGCTTGTCGACCCGCACGCGGAGCCGTTCAAGCCGAAAAAGGGCAAGCCCAACGTCATCATGTTCGTCGGTCTGCAGGGCGCCGGCAAGACGACCACGTGCACcaagctcgcccgccacTACCAGACCCGCGGTTTCCGCTCATGCCTCGTCTGCGCCGACACGTTCCGAGCCGGTGCTTTTGATCAGCTGAAGCAGAACGcgaccaaggccaagatcCCATACTACGGCTCCCTCACGGAGACGGaccctgccgtcgtcgcccgcgccggtgTCGAGCAGTTCAAAAAGGAAAAGTtcgacgtcatcatcgtgGACACGTCGggtcgccatcgacaagaATCGGCGCTGTTCCAGGAAATGGTGGATATCCAGACGGCGATCCGGCCCGACGAGACCATCATGGTGCTGGACGCGTCGATTGGCCAGCAGGCCGAGTCGCAGGCCAAGGCGTTCAAGGAAGCGGCCGACTTTGgagccatcatcatcaccaagaCGGACGGCCATGCgcacggtggcggcgccatctcggcgGTCGCAGCGACGCACACGcccatcgtcttcatcggcacGGGTGAACACATGCTGGATCTGGAGCGGTTCGCGCCGCAGCAGTTTGTGCAGAAGCTCCTGGGCatgggcgacatggccgggCTCGTGGAGCACGTGCAGAGCCTCAACCTCAACCAAAAAGACACGATGAAGCACATCCAGGAGGGAATCTTCACGGTCCGGGACCTGCGGGACCAGCTGTCCAACATCATGAAGATGGGGCCGCTGTCCAAGATGGCCGGCATGATCCCGGGCATGAGCGGCATGATGCAgggcatggacgacgaggagggcagcgCCAAGCTGAAGCGCATGATTTACATTTGCGACTCGATGACGGACAAGGAGCTGGACTCGGACGGCAAGATCCTCATAGAACAGCCCAGCCGGATGACAAGGATAGCGCGGGGGTCGGGCACGTCGGtgcgcgaggtcgaggacctgcTGACGCAGCAGCGGATGATGGCGGgcatggccaagaagatgGGCGGCAACATGAAGAACATGCAgcgggcgcagcaggccatgggcggcggcaacaaggcGCAGCagatggcggccatgcagAAGCGGCTGCAgagcatgggcggcgcgggcggcgccgggggcatgggcggcatgggcggcatgggcgacaTCATGAAGATGctgggcggaggcggcggcgggatgccGGACATGGGCAACCTACAGGCCATGATGAAGCagatgggcatgggcggcgggatgcCGGGGATGCCAggggctggtggcggcggacgcgggcgcaGGTAA
- the ATH1 gene encoding Alpha,alpha-trehalase (EggNog:ENOG503NUMQ~CAZy:GH65~COG:G), which translates to MPARPLVGAAAAAAATACYITRSIFRLCLCRVLAAVVAPNASTVSREEKTDCTPHSTRGCHLHGLLQASVLTLDRVVQHHHPQTNRHPFHEVEGNTHPHSHSHSLTMVQLSLLSAVLAAAGSVSVSAAVTSAAATGPDFSVTTGNLSTWNQSDWSITAHQFVPGHYQSRLGLSNGYVGASVAAAGPFFEIDVNQTHRDGGLQPTNGWPLFNPRIAFATISGFYNVQKNASGTNYPWLTQYGWDSFIAGIPHPTAVVFGFGDEWLDADVSNETVSGFRQRLSMREGVAEWSYTWTPKNASASFDVTFALLFSRVRPNVVATKATIRASKDINGTATDLLDGRSAVRSYLDQKGVVSNGSNPSVYAAVHPNGLANVTGWVVSMSDFSSTASGRGREAKGKYLGANETTIGQTFDISLKANQTATLYKYVGVASTDKFAKAESVAREAASKAKADGWEKLRDEHTAAWAELMTEHAVDNFTDPATGELPDDSNVQILQVASAASTFYLLQNMRPEDGSGLNDNSVAVGGLTSDSYAGLIFWDADTWMAPGLNIAFPKYAQQIANFRVKQHAQAVDNAVFNGYANDSSLYSWTAGRYGNCTATGPCVDYEYHLNYDIAFNMLQLLNVTRNETWFADGPEQVVLSTAYMTASLVRWNETEKRYWLRNATDPDEYANNVDNPSFTLASAGELLRRANELLVSQGKEANETWAEMAEKMAFPRAASNITLEYQTMNNSVEVKQADVVLVTYPLGYGYNYTPDNALLDLDYYSIKQSPDGPAMTFSAFAAAANEVSPSGCAAYTYTLKGFLPYLRGPWYQFSEQQIDDPTINGGTNPAFPFLTGHGGAMQVAPFAFLGLRTDQDVLHVAPSLPPQLPHLRLRRFFFAGAAFDAVLNTTHTKLTRVPIPAGDANAGTLNGTRYADKAMPFIAGTPGNDTGNEQYTISVNQTVVVPNRLYWQKATREGNLLQCLPVTSPDAYVAGQLPESATDGAAATAWQPKDGNTSASIWVNTTGVPPQKVRGLWFDFGARPVANLSVWFYNETAGEERVDAGPVVSYDAVSPNRQQAGPETVLPVKGNTTSIALAEALDVWTGEWVKLTVQGCAGCDESEGAGTGGTVAEFVVY; encoded by the exons ATGCCTGCCCGTCCTTTggtcggtgctgctgctgctgctgctgcaacagCTTGCTACATAACTCGATCCATCTTCCGTCTGTGCTTGTGCCGTGTCTtggctgctgtcgtcgcccCCAACGCAAGCACAGTCTCTcgcgaggagaagacggacTGCACGCCGCATTCTACGCGCGGCTGCCACTTACACGGACTACTGCAGGCGTCAGTATTGACCCTCGATCGGGTCGtacagcaccaccaccctcaaACAAACAGGCACCCCTTCCACGAAGTAGAGGGGAACACACACCCGCACTCacactctcactctctcacaATGGTGCAGCTGTCGCTGCTCTCCGCCGTGCTGGCTGCGGCCGGCAGTGTCTCAGTCTCAGCGGCCGTcacctccgccgcggcgacgggccccGACTTCTCCGTGACGACGGGCAACCTCTCGACGTGGAACCAGAGCGACTGGTCCATCACGGCGCATCAGTTCGTGCCCGGCCACTACCAGTCGCGCCTCGGCCTGTCCAACGGCTACGTGggcgcgtccgtcgccgccgccgggcccttCTTCGAGATCGACGTCAACCAGAcgcaccgcgacggcggcctccaGCCCACCAACGGCTGGCCGCTCTTCAACCCGCGCATCGCCTTCGCCACCATCTCGGGCTTCTACAACGTCCAGAAGAACGCCTCGGGCACCAATTACCCGTGGCTGACGCAGTATGGCTGGGACTCGTTCATCGCCGGCATCCCGCACccgacggccgtcgtctttgGCTTTGGCGACGAGTGGCTCGATGCCGACGTCAGCAACGAGACCGTGTCTGGCTTCCGGCAGCGGCTGTCCATGAgggagggcgtcgccgagtGGTCGTATACGTGGACCCCCAAGAacgcgtcggcgtcgtttGATGTGACGTTTGCTCTCCTCTTCAGCAGGGTGCGTCCCAATGTGGTCGCTACCAAGGCCACCATCCGCGCGTCCAAGGACATCAACGGTACCGCGAcggacctgctcgacggccgcagcGCCGTCCGCAGCTATTTGGACCAAAAGGGCGTCGTTTCCAACGGCAGCAACCCGAGCGTGTACGCCGCGGTCCATCCCAACGGGCTCGCCAACGTCACTGGCTGGGTCGTCTCCATGTCCGACTtctcatcgacggcgtcgggacgcgggcgtgaGGCCAAGGGAAAGTATCTCGGAGCCAACGAGACGACCATCGGGCAGACCTTTGACATCAGCCTCAAGGCCAACCAGACGGCCACCTTGTACAAGTACGTCGGCGTGGCGTCGACGGACAAGTTTGCAAAGGCCGAGAGCGTcgcgcgggaggcggcgtccaaggccaaggcggacgGCTGGGAGAAGCTCCGAGACGAGCacacggcggcgtgggccgaGCTCATGACGgagcacgccgtcgacaactTTACAgacccggcgacgggcgagctgcccgacgacagcaacgTACAGATCTTACAAgtggcgagcgcggcgagcacCTTTTACCTCCTGCAGAACATGCGGCCCGAGGACGGCAGCGGACTCAACGACAACTCGGTGGCCGTGGGGGGGCTCACGTCGGACTCGTACGCCGGGCTCATCTTCTGGGACGCCGACACGTGGATGGCGCCGGGGCTCAACATCGCGTTCCCCAAGTACGCGCAGCAGATTGCCAACTTCCGGGTCAAGCAGCacgcccaggccgtcgacaacgcCGTCTTCAACGGCTACGCCAACGACAGCTCGCTGTACTCGTGGACGGCCGGCCGCTACGGCAACTGCACCGCCACGGGGCCCTGCGTCGACTACGAGTACCACCTCAACTACGACATTGCCTTCAAcatgctgcagctgctcaaCGTGACGCGGAATGAGACGTGGTTCGCCGACGGGCCCGAGCAGGTGGTCCTGAGCACCGCCTACATGACGGCCAGCCTCGTCCGGTGGAACGAGACGGAGAAGCGGTACTGGCTGCGCAACGCGACGGACCCGGACGAGTACGCCAACAACGTCGACAACCCGTCGTTTACGCTCGCGTccgccggcgagctgctgaggcgcgccaacgagctgctcgtcagCCAGGGCAAGGAGGCCAACGAGACGTGGGCTGAGATGGCCGAGAAGATGGCCTTtccgcgcgccgcgtccaacATCACGCTCGAGTACCAGACCATGAACAACTCTGTCGAGGTGAAGCAGGCCGACGTCGTGCTGGTGACGTATCCGCTGGGCTACGGATACAATTATACCCCTGACAatgccctcctcgacttGGACTAC TACTCCATCAAGCAGTCACCAGACGGTCCGGCCATGACCTTTtccgcctttgccgccgccgccaacgaggtCTCCCCCTCGGGCTGCGCCGCATACACGTACACGCTCAAGGGGTTCCTCCCATATCTGCGCGGACCGTGGTATCAGTTCTCGGAGCAGCAGATCGACGACCCGACCATCAACGGCGGCACCAACCCCGCGTTCCCCTTCCTgacgggccacggcggcgccatgcagGTCGCGCCGTTTGCCTTTCTCGGCCTGCGCACCGATCAGGACGTGCTGCAcgtggcgccgtcgctgccgccgcagctcccgcacctgcgtctgcggcgcttcttcttcgccggcgccgcctttgaCGCCGTCCTCAACACGACGCATACAAAGCTGACGCGGGTGCCCAtccccgccggcgacgccaatGCCGGGACCCTGAACGGCACGCGCTACGCGGACAAGGCGATGCCGTTCATCGCGGGCACCCCCGGCAACGACACGGGCAACGAGCAGTACACCATCAGCGTCAACCAGACAGTCGTGGTGCCCAACCGGCTGTACTGGCAAAAGGCGACGCGCGAGGGCAACCTCCTGCAATGCCTGCCCGTCACCTCGCCAGACGCATACGTAGCCGGGCAGCTCCCCGAAAgcgccaccgacggcgccgccgcaacggcgTGGCAGCCCAAGGACGGCAACACCAGCGCGAGCATCTGGGTCAACACGACGGGCGTGCCGCCGCAAAAGGTGCGCGGCCTGTGGTTCGACTTTGGCGCGCGCCCCGTCGCGAACCTGAGCGTGTGGTTCTACaacgagacggcgggcgaggagcgcgtcgacgcgggccCCGTGGTCAGCTacgacgccgtctcgcccaacAGGCAGCAGGCCGGGCCGGAGACGGTGCTGCCCGTCAAGGGCAACACGACGAGCATAGCGCTCGcagaggccctcgacgtctGGACGGGCGAGTGGGTGAAGCTGACGGTGCAGGGGTGCGCGGGCTGCGACGAGAGCGAGGGggcgggcacgggcggcacggTGGCCGAGTTTGTGGTCTACTGA
- a CDS encoding uncharacterized protein (COG:Q~MEROPS:MER0001269~TransMembrane:1 (i19-38o)~EggNog:ENOG503NYQW) codes for MKDSPTVERTPERPQRRRLAHLSLFFLVLFFFAIYTPIVRFANRGHGRGWLSDVPRRHGGGPEDWCKLADVLSPPDDDGLKSGDRLMSDEQRGIQVKRLTDAVAVPTESFDDNGDVDADPRWAVFGEFHKVLEQTFTLVHSHLELKKVNRYGLQYTLRGSDPSLKPILFMAHQDVVPAGNASHWKYPPFEPHYDGQFLWGRGSNDCKNVLIGLLSVMEDLLSQDFRPRRTIVFAFGFDEETGGKRGATKLSESLVEEWGRDSFELVLDEGGMGTETMGDDVLYVYPAVSEKGYHDVLLSLDVQGGHSSRPPPHSAIGAMAELVTEVEREPYKPRLTRESPFRRVLECKAKHSPRDVQPWLMEGLQRCDEEKIAEKLVSLKPEEERWLMQTSQAVDVISGGVKANALPEHVELLINHRVAQHESVAFVNQRLDKIVRRIAHKYGLDMRGSGGQASPPRNDSALKGSIGYTGVQTLPPAPLSPTDNDVWAVFSGTLRHAFGSVPEGEGRTVVPVGNIMTGNTDTAHYWDLTRNIYRFTPARTGTRLNAHGTDERMDMAAHLEGMRFYYDLIRNFDHWQS; via the exons ATGAAAGACTCGCCCACCGTCGAGCGTACGCCAGAGCGGCcccaacgtcgccgcctcgcgcacctcAGTTTGTTCTTCCTGGTCCTCTTCTTTTTCGCAATTTACACGCCCATCGTTAGGTTCGCCAACCGGGGCCATGGGCGAGGATGGCTCAGCGACGTTCCCAGGCGGCACGGAGGTGGCCCCGAGGACTGGtgcaagctggccgacgtcCTTTCGCcacccgacgacgatggcctcaaATCCGGAGACCGCCTCATgagcgacgagcagcgcggaATTCAGGTGAAGCGGCTGACCGACGCGGTGGCTGTCCCGACGGAGAGCTtcgacgacaatggcgacGTGGATGCGGATCCACGATGGGCCGTCTTTGGCGAGTTTCACAAAGTTCTTGAACAGACGTTTACGCTCGT ACACTCCCATCTCGAGCTCAAAAAGGTCAATCGCTACGGCCTGCAGTACACCCTACGCGGCAGCGACCCGTCCCTCAAGCCGATCCTCTTCATGGCACACCAGGACGTCGTGCCCGCCGGAAACGCATCCCACTGGAAGTACCCGCCCTTCGAACCGCATTACGACGGGCAGTTCCTCTGGGGCCGCGGCTCCAACGACTGCAAGAACGTGCTCATCGGGCTGCTGTCCGTGATGGAGGACCTGCTCTCGCAGGACTTTCGTCCCCGGCGCACCATCGTGTTTGCGTttggcttcgacgaggagacgggcggcaAGCGCGGCGCCACGAAGCTGAGCGAGTCGCTCGTCGAAGAATGGGGCAGGGACTCGTTTGagctcgtgctcgacgagggcggcatgggcaccgagacgatgggcgacgacgtgctgtACGTGTACCCGGCCGTTAGCGAGAAGGGCTACCACGACGTCCTGCTGTCGCTCGACGTGCAGGGGGGTCAcagctcgcgcccgccgccgcactcggCCATcggggccatggccgagctCGTCACTGAGGTCGAGCGCGAGCCGTACAAGCCGCGGCTGACGCGGGAGAGCCCCTTTCGCAGGGTGCTCGAGTGCAAGGCCAAGCACTCGCCCCGGGACGTGCAGCCGTGGCTGATGGAGGGCCTGCAGCGCTGCGATGAGGAGAAGATTGCGGAGAAGCTCGTGTCGCTTAAacccgaggaggagcggtGGCTGATGCAGACGAGCCAGGCCGTCGATGTCATCTCGGGAGGCGTCAAGGCCAACGCCCTGCccgagcacgtcgagctgctcatCAACCACCGCGTGGCGCAGCACGAGTCCGTCGCGTTCGTCAACCAGCGGCTAGACAAGATCGTGAGGAGAATCGCGCACAAGTACGGTCTCGATatgcgcggcagcggcgggcaagcgtcgccgccgcgcaacgACTCGGCGCTCAAAGGCTCCATCGGATACACGGGCGTGCAAACGCTACCAcccgcgccgctgtcgcccaCGGACAACGACGTGTGGGCCGTATTTAGCGGCACCCTGCGGCACGCCTTCGGGTCGGTGCcggagggcgagggccggACGGTGGTGCCCGTGGGTAACATCATGACGGGCAATACGGACACGGCGCACTACTGGGACCTGACGCGCAACATCTATCGGTTCACGCCGGCGCGGACTGGGACGCGGTTGAATGCCCACGGGACGGATGAGCGGATGGACATGGCGGCGCATCTAGAGGGGATGAGATTTTACTACG ATTTGATCAGAAACTTTGACCACTGGCAGAGTTGA
- a CDS encoding uncharacterized protein (SECRETED:SignalP(1-20~SECRETED:cutsite=AVG-AP~SECRETED:prob=0.5093)), translating into MRNTTVITVAAAALASVAVGAPAPLGGPTPIPPRPTCDGCYTVIAATPSTTGPTATTERPVEPAVLPSSDLHEYPYMFKGPGFRWPYRTAAAPEPTATAEGASATAEPVGETAKGAGCEGLECVWGKLASSWKAGERTCPFVKMFARQ; encoded by the coding sequence ATGCGCAACACCACCgtcatcaccgtcgccgccgcggcactcgcctccgtcgccgtcggcgcgcccgcccccctcggcggccccACGCCCATCCCTCCCCGTCCCACCTGCGACGGCTGCTACACCGTCATCGCGGCTaccccctccaccaccggccCTACCGCGACGACCGAGCGGCCCGTGGAGCCCGCGGTGCTGCCATCCTCCGACTTGCACGAGTACCCATACATGTTCAAGGGCCCCGGCTTCCGCTGGCCCTACCgtaccgccgcggcgcctgaaccgactgcgacggcggagggTGCGTCTGCGACTGCGGAGCCGGTTGGTGAGACTGCCAAGGGCGCCGGCTGTGAGGGCCTCGAGTGTGTCTGGGGGAAGTTGGCTTCGTCCTGGAAGGCTGGAGAGCGGACTTGCCCTTTTGTCAAGATGTTCGCACGGCAGTGA
- a CDS encoding uncharacterized protein (COG:S~EggNog:ENOG503P591): MVTKRGTKKAPKPWALYPSLHEQVTRLLEEDDLFFDFNHADDDVSCIRDYDTTIMGHFACRNASCKSDGWSSKKIAITIRMYPGARYNARVYFQRCKSCKKLSRPSLDDSYADRVAYRLKKWCGVHVAQPYRSGQSKGPHQSELCEGCKAGHCSEMSQADF, encoded by the coding sequence ATGGTGACCAAACGGGGGACCAAGAAGGCGCCCAAGCCGTGGGCCCTCTACCCGTCCCTCCACGAGCAGGTGACTcgcctgctcgaggaggacgaccTATTCTTCGACTTCAAtcacgccgacgacgacgtgagcTGCATAAGGGACTacgacaccaccatcatgggCCACTTTGCGTGCCGCAACGCGTCGTGCAAGTCGGACGGCTGGTCGAGCAAGAAgatcgccatcaccatccgCATGTACCCTGGCGCGCGATACAACGCCCGCGTCTACTTCCAGCGGTGTAAGAGTTGCAAGAAGCTGAGCAGGCCGTCTCTCGACGACTCCTATGCGGACCGAGTCGCGTACCGCCTCAAGAAGTGGTGCGGCGTGCATGTCGCGCAGCCGTACCGCAGCGGACAGAGCAAAGGCCCCCATCAAAGCGAGCTGTGCGAGGGCTGCAAGGCCGGTCACTGCAGCGAGATGAGCCAGGCGGATTTTTGA
- a CDS encoding uncharacterized protein (COG:I~TransMembrane:6 (i77-97o130-150i162-183o250-268i280-302o308-326i)~EggNog:ENOG503NXEH), with protein sequence MGFFSRNTTPATGHHHHHHQHHAADAPADGGVTNGHHVAGGSGRRWNRGGGHRRERRVHEPYSMARRPTFGQWLKHTWLDILTMVIMGAIGLGVYMAKPAPSRSFAITFSDGEVVYPEFAYPMRKEIVPIWAAALLAALVPIAVILLMQVRVRSFWDVNNGVVGLLYGLICAAVFQVFVKWLIGGLRPHFLDVCKPDINRVLNDSSGGGTNGNGNDALSFKGFRQLYFDREVCTGDEKEINDSLESMPSGHTTAAFAGFVFLYLYLNAKLKVFADYHPAMWKLVAVYAPILGAVLIGGALTIDEYHNWYDILAGAVIGTVFAFSAYRMTYAAVWDWRFNHIPLNRGAGFSYGGGGMDDLADAVFTRRAGWGARGGGFGAMGAEKGFGGHHHQHHSDAVGGTVADGPLHHDRHNHHASPSIPRRAVAGAQHHPDDMV encoded by the exons ATGGGCTTCTTCTCCCGCAATACGACCCCGGCGACgggacaccaccaccaccaccaccaacaccatgccgccgacgcccccgcaGACGGCGGTGTCACAAACGGCCACcatgtcgccggcggcagcggacgGCGCTGgaaccgcggcggcgggcaccgTCGTGAGCGTCGCGTACACGAGCCCTACAGCATGGCCCGGCGGCCTACGTTTGGGCAGTGGCTTAAACATACGTGGCTGGACATTCTCACCATGGTCATCATGGGCGCCATAGGCCTGGGC GTCTACATGGCCaagcccgcgccctcgcgctcctttGCCATCACCTTctccgacggcgaggtcgtctACCCGGAATTCGCATACCCGATGCGCAAGGAAATCGTGCCCAtctgggccgccgcgctgctcgccgcgctggtgCCCATCGCCGTCATCCTGCTCATGCAGGTCCGCGTGCGCTCCTTCTGGGACGTCAacaacggcgtcgtcggcctgctgtACGGGCtcatctgcgccgccgtcttccagGTCTTTGTCAAGTGGCTGATCGGGGGCCTGCGCCCGCACTTTCTCGACGTGTGCAAGCCCGACATCAACAGGGTGCTCAACGACTCTTCTGGAGGAGGcaccaacggcaacggcaacgacgccCTCAGCTTCAAGGGCTTCCGCCAGCTGTACTTTGACCGCGAGGTGTGCACGGGCGACGAAAAGGAAATCAACGACAGCCTCGAGTCGATGCCGAGCGGGCacacgacggccgcgttTGCCGGCTTCGTCTTCCTGTACCTGTACCTCAACGCCAAGCTCAAGGTCTTCGCCGACTACCACCCGGCCATGTGGAAGCTCGTGGCCGTGTACGCGCCGATCCTGGGCGCGGtgctcatcggcggcgccctgacCATCGACGAGTACCACAACTGGTACGACAtcctggccggcgccgtcatcggcaccgTCTTTGCCTTTTCGGCCTACCGCATGACGTATGCCGCCGTGTGGGACTGGCGCTTCAACCACATCCCCCTGAACCGCGGCGCGGGGTTCAGCtatggcggtggcggcatggACGATCTTGCGGATGCCGTGTTTACGCGTCGCGCGGGATGGGGGGCGAGGGGTGGTGGCTTCGGTGCGATGGGCGCCGAGAAGGGATTCGgtgggcatcatcatcaacatcatAGTGATGCCGTGGGGGGCACCGTCGCGGACGGTCCTCTGCATCACGACAGGCACAACCACCACGCCTCCCCTTCCATTCCGAGAAGGGCCGTGGCAGGCGCACAGCACCACCCCGACGACATGGtctga